In Thermosphaera sp., a genomic segment contains:
- a CDS encoding Mut7-C RNAse domain-containing protein, with amino-acid sequence MEGSEARFIVDNMLGTLARWLRILGYDTLYSRDLEDWKILRIAEEENRYIITRDRGLHHRALNKGLKTLYLWMDDLAERLAYIAMSSGIKLSVDFNATRCPEDNFPLRKVEKQSVRGKVPERVFKLHEDFWECPRCGKIYWIGRHWKMIEKVLEEARMKLDENKRVIGKGVFNDGNTSG; translated from the coding sequence TTGGAGGGCAGTGAGGCCAGGTTTATAGTCGATAATATGCTGGGGACATTGGCGCGCTGGCTTAGGATTCTAGGATACGACACTCTTTATAGCCGTGATTTAGAAGACTGGAAGATCTTGAGGATAGCTGAAGAGGAAAACCGATATATTATAACTAGGGATAGAGGTCTTCATCACCGCGCTCTAAATAAGGGGTTGAAAACCCTGTACCTATGGATGGATGACCTTGCTGAGAGATTAGCCTATATCGCGATGAGTAGTGGAATCAAGTTATCTGTTGACTTCAATGCTACGAGATGTCCCGAAGATAATTTTCCGTTAAGGAAAGTCGAGAAGCAGTCTGTGAGGGGCAAAGTTCCTGAGAGAGTGTTTAAACTACACGAGGACTTTTGGGAATGCCCTCGTTGCGGGAAAATATACTGGATTGGGCGCCACTGGAAAATGATTGAAAAAGTATTAGAGGAAGCCCGCATGAAATTAGATGAAAATAAGAGAGTGATTGGGAAAGGTGTTTTCAATGACGGTAATACATCCGGATGA
- a CDS encoding TIGR00296 family protein: MTVIHPDELTLEDGIFLVKLARKAIEKIVLEGETLQPPTYAPDKLRRPGMTFTTIETYYGEKLTTLRGCIGFLAPVYSLIESTIYSAIEAAVEDPRFPPLQSWELNKVVVEVSVLSLPTPLIVSDRKSLPKLITIGKHGLVVERGLYKGTLLPVVPVEYCWDPEEFLSETCVKAGLEPSCWLDPSTRIYYYEGKAFKERTPGGEIYERDLLIEYRNECLRK, translated from the coding sequence ATGACGGTAATACATCCGGATGAATTAACATTAGAGGATGGAATATTTCTTGTCAAACTCGCGAGAAAGGCGATTGAAAAGATCGTATTAGAGGGTGAAACGCTCCAGCCGCCGACCTACGCCCCCGATAAGCTTAGGAGGCCAGGAATGACTTTCACAACCATCGAGACGTATTACGGGGAGAAGCTAACGACTCTTAGGGGGTGTATAGGGTTCTTAGCACCAGTATATAGTTTGATTGAATCTACGATATACTCGGCAATCGAAGCAGCCGTAGAGGATCCCAGATTCCCTCCCCTTCAAAGCTGGGAGCTTAACAAAGTCGTAGTGGAGGTTTCAGTTTTATCTCTTCCAACTCCCTTGATAGTATCAGATAGGAAATCTCTTCCCAAACTCATAACTATAGGTAAGCACGGACTAGTAGTGGAGAGAGGTCTTTACAAGGGAACCCTTCTGCCAGTTGTCCCAGTAGAATACTGTTGGGATCCAGAAGAATTTTTGTCTGAGACATGCGTGAAGGCGGGCCTGGAACCTTCTTGTTGGCTTGATCCATCAACAAGGATTTACTATTATGAAGGAAAAGCATTCAAGGAGAGAACCCCTGGTGGGGAAATATACGAGAGGGATTTGTTAATAGAATATCGTAATGAGTGTTTAAGGAAATAG
- a CDS encoding NAD+ synthase: protein MREIKLTLNHLIEIDYDEVISIVKNFIAEYFNKVRANSLVVGLSGGIDSSTLLALVSESIPRDKIIGLILPDTRVTPREDVEDAISIAEEFSVKYHLIEIDGIVDSFSVLPGFDVAGKLDTGNLRARVRMTIMYYFANKYNGIVAGSSDRSELLIGYFTKYGDGGADILPLGCLYKTQVRTLARRLGLPERIVLKPSSPRLWKDHTAEDELGVKYEDIDLVLYGVFDKGLKPDDVVKATGISKNVVDKILRMHYLSRHKRSFPPIPSMPWAGKPIVELE, encoded by the coding sequence GTGAGAGAGATTAAATTAACTCTTAATCACTTGATTGAAATCGATTATGATGAGGTCATTTCAATAGTAAAGAACTTCATTGCTGAATACTTCAACAAGGTTAGGGCGAACAGCCTCGTTGTTGGGCTAAGCGGCGGCATAGATTCCTCAACTTTACTCGCATTAGTGTCTGAGTCGATACCGAGGGATAAGATCATTGGCTTAATACTCCCGGACACAAGGGTAACGCCTAGGGAAGATGTGGAAGACGCTATTAGTATTGCAGAAGAATTCTCGGTTAAGTATCACTTGATAGAAATAGATGGAATAGTTGATTCCTTCTCAGTACTGCCAGGATTCGATGTTGCTGGCAAGCTAGACACGGGAAATCTCCGCGCAAGAGTTAGAATGACAATAATGTATTACTTTGCAAACAAGTATAATGGAATCGTAGCCGGCTCAAGCGATCGTTCGGAGCTCCTAATCGGCTACTTCACTAAATACGGTGATGGAGGCGCGGACATACTTCCATTGGGATGTTTGTATAAGACCCAAGTGAGGACGTTAGCTAGGAGACTTGGTTTACCTGAAAGAATAGTTTTGAAACCAAGTTCTCCAAGACTTTGGAAAGACCATACAGCCGAGGACGAGCTCGGAGTCAAGTATGAAGACATAGATCTAGTGCTTTACGGAGTTTTTGACAAGGGGTTGAAGCCTGATGATGTTGTAAAAGCTACAGGGATTTCGAAGAATGTAGTTGATAAAATACTTAGAATGCATTATTTATCCCGCCACAAGAGAAGTTTTCCACCAATACCTAGCATGCCTTGGGCGGGTAAACCTATAGTGGAGTTAGAATAG
- a CDS encoding CBS domain-containing protein, whose protein sequence is MIESFILKDTIILDKNDSLAQFIRQIEKTGIDKALVTGYNQEGVKKLCGVVTSRDVLIKIVSERLRRTSLGRLRVSGFMTENPYRASLTTDIGAVVKIMSSRGYGIIPVENGSLHGAILRVELLKLLFEDDTIIKDLVDNRPLKVKPDDSLLALRQKIVSTDKSYAVVISPSGDPLGYITIKEVAYAFATFLKNIPERFRKERISQLLVQDYMKKIDLEVKDTVSVGDVARKLYDARLKGAIVVGDEGFKGVITDAELINYLAINLLLGKQIGGQ, encoded by the coding sequence TTGATTGAGAGTTTTATTTTGAAGGATACCATCATCTTGGATAAGAATGATTCGCTTGCCCAGTTCATAAGGCAAATAGAGAAGACGGGGATAGATAAGGCTCTTGTAACTGGTTACAACCAGGAAGGCGTGAAAAAACTCTGTGGGGTCGTAACATCACGGGATGTCTTAATTAAAATAGTGTCCGAGAGGTTGAGGAGGACATCCCTTGGTAGGCTAAGGGTCTCGGGTTTTATGACTGAGAATCCATACAGGGCGTCTTTGACGACTGATATTGGGGCTGTTGTGAAGATAATGAGTTCCAGGGGGTATGGGATCATACCTGTGGAAAACGGGTCTCTACATGGAGCCATTCTCCGCGTGGAATTGTTGAAATTACTGTTCGAGGATGACACAATAATTAAAGACTTAGTTGACAACCGTCCACTGAAGGTAAAGCCGGATGACTCTCTACTGGCTTTAAGACAAAAAATCGTATCAACTGATAAAAGTTATGCAGTTGTTATTAGTCCCTCGGGAGATCCTTTAGGGTATATAACAATTAAAGAAGTAGCATATGCGTTTGCAACCTTTCTGAAGAACATTCCAGAGAGGTTCAGGAAGGAGAGAATTTCACAGCTTTTGGTTCAAGATTATATGAAGAAGATAGACTTAGAAGTAAAAGACACTGTCTCGGTAGGCGATGTTGCGAGGAAATTGTATGATGCAAGGCTCAAGGGAGCTATAGTAGTAGGTGATGAAGGATTCAAGGGAGTTATCACAGACGCCGAGTTAATAAACTATTTAGCTATTAACCTTTTGTTGGGAAAACAAATTGGAGGGCAGTGA